The genomic stretch CGGTGCGTGTCGTCCTTCTTTTTAATGGCGCCGCCTTCACCATTGGCAGCACTCATCAATTCATTTGCCAGCCGGCTCGCCATACTCTTGTCGTTTCTGGCGCGCGCATACTGGATAATCCAGCGAAACGCCAGCGCTGTACGTCGCTCTGGGCGAACCTCGATCGGGACCTGGTACGTGGCGCCGCCGACGCGTCTTGAACGAACCTCGACAAGCGGCGCCGCATTGTTCACAGCCTTGCGAAAG from Rhodothermales bacterium encodes the following:
- the rpsG gene encoding 30S ribosomal protein S7 — translated: SADRRQVVADPIYHDELVSRFVNSVMKEGKKSIAQRIVYNAFRAIEERTSEPGIEVFRKAVNNAAPLVEVRSRRVGGATYQVPIEVRPERRTALAFRWIIQYARARNDKSMASRLANELMSAANGEGGAIKKKDDTHRMAEANKAFAHFRF